The following are from one region of the Pseudomonas putida genome:
- the ycaC gene encoding isochorismate family cysteine hydrolase YcaC, whose product MTNFKYNRLNKDDAAVLLVDHQAGLLSLVRDIEPDAFKNNVLALADLAKFFNLPTILTTSFEQGPNGPLVPELKALFPDAPYIARPGQINAWDNEDFVKAVKATGKKQLIIAGVVTEVCVAFPALSALEEEFEVFVVTDASGTFNAMTRDAAHDRMSQAGAQLMTWFGVACELHRDWRNDIEGLAALCSNHIPDYRNLITSYNAFNASK is encoded by the coding sequence ATGACCAACTTCAAATACAACCGCCTGAACAAAGACGACGCCGCCGTACTGCTGGTCGACCACCAGGCTGGCCTGCTGTCGCTGGTCCGTGACATCGAGCCGGACGCTTTCAAGAACAACGTATTGGCCTTGGCCGACCTGGCCAAGTTCTTCAACTTGCCGACCATCCTCACCACCAGCTTCGAACAAGGCCCGAACGGCCCGCTGGTGCCAGAGCTGAAAGCCCTGTTCCCGGACGCCCCGTACATCGCCCGTCCAGGCCAGATCAACGCCTGGGACAACGAGGACTTCGTCAAGGCGGTGAAGGCCACTGGCAAGAAGCAACTGATCATTGCCGGCGTGGTGACCGAAGTGTGCGTAGCCTTCCCGGCGCTGTCGGCCCTGGAAGAAGAGTTCGAAGTGTTCGTGGTCACCGATGCCTCCGGCACCTTCAACGCCATGACCCGCGACGCCGCCCATGACCGCATGAGCCAGGCCGGCGCACAACTGATGACCTGGTTCGGCGTGGCCTGCGAGCTGCACCGCGACTGGCGCAACGACATCGAAGGCCTGGCTGCGCTGTGCTCCAACCACATCCCGGACTACCGCAACCTGATCACCAGCTACAACGCCTTCAACGCCAGCAAGTAA